Part of the Mya arenaria isolate MELC-2E11 chromosome 8, ASM2691426v1 genome, atactctatgtccttgtatgcagcactccattgtgaataaacactaagtgtgaccttgacctttgaggtagggacacgggtcttgcacgcgacacgtcgtcttggtatgtggaacacatgtggcaagttatttttaaatctgtccatacaagggaaagttacagcacggacacgacaacctatactctatgtccttatatgcagcactccattgtgaataaacactatgtgtgaccttgacctttgaggtagggacacgggtcttgcacgtgacacgtcgtcttggtatgtgaaacacatgtggcaagttattttaaaatctgtcaatacaagagaaagttacagcccggacacgacaacctatactctatgtccttatatgcagcactccattgtgaattaacactaagtgtgaccttgacctttgaggtagggacacgggttttgcacgcgacacgtcatcttggtatatggaacacatgtggcaagttattttaaaatctgtccctacaagggaaagttacagcccggacacgacaacctatactctatgtccttatatgcagcactccattgtaaataaacactaagtgtgaccttgacctttgaggtagggacacgggtcttgcacgcgacacatcgtcttggtatgtggaacacatgtggcaagttattttaaaatctgtccatacaagagaaagtaacagcccggacacgacaacctatacttgtgaccttgacctttgaggtagggacacgtgTTTTGCaagcgacacgtcatcttggtatgtagaacacatttggcaagttattttaaaatctgtccatgcatgggaaagttacagcccggacacgacaacctatactctatgtccttatatgcagcactccattgtgaataaacactaagtgtgaccttgacctttgaggtagggacacgggtcttgcacgcgacacgtcgtcttggtatgtggaacacatgtggcaagttattttaaaatctgtccatacaagagaaagtaacagcccggacacgacaacctatactctatgtccttatatgcagcactccattgtgaataaacactaagtgtgaccttgacctttgaggtagggacacgggttttgcacgcgacacatcgtcttggtatatggaacacatttggcaagttattttaaaatctgtccatacaagagaaagttaccgcccggacacgacaacctatactctatgtccttatatgcagcactccattgtgaataaacactaagtgtgaccttgacctttgaggtagggacacgggtcttgtacgcgacacgtcgtcttggtatgtggtacacatgtggcaagttattttaaaatctgtccatacaagggaaagttacagcccggacacgacaacctatactctatgcttatatgcagcactctatggtgaataaacactaagtgtgaccttgacctttgagatagggacacgggtcttgtacgcgacacgtcgtcttggtatgtggtacacatgtggcaagttattttaaaatctgtccatacaagagaaagttaccgcccggacacgacaagctatactctatgtccttatatgcagcactccattgtgaataaacactaagtgtgaccttgacctttgaggtagggacacgggtcttgtacgcgacacgtcgtcttggtatgtggtacacatgtggcaagttattttaaaatctgtccatacaagggaaagttacagcccggacacgacaacctatactctatgcttatatgcagcactctatggtgaataaacactaagtgtgaccttgacctttgagatagggacacgggtcttgtacgcgacacgtcgccttggtatgtggtacacatgtggcaagttattttaaaatctgtccatacaagagaaagttacaacccggacacgacaacctatactctatgtccttatatgcagcactccattgtgaataaacactaagtgtgaccttgacctttgaggtagggacacgagtcttgcacgccacacgtcgtcttggtatgtggaacacatgtggcaagttattttaaaataacatacaagggaaagttacagagccggacggacggtcTACTACTTTTGGGTAAGGGGCCATTATAGTCGCCCGGACACAGTCAACGGGCCATCCATAGTTAAGGGGCCATGGCCCCTTAACGGTTGTCCAAACAACACTAAGGGGCCATTATATTATGTCCGTCACGCTCTAGTTATAGTTTAGCACGCGGCATACGTCATAAACACTACgtcataaaatttgaaaataaggcACGCGGTTATGGCAGTTTGGTTAGACTGGATGTTATGTGCTTATATCATTGTGTTATTGgatgtattattaataatatggcTGCTAGAGTTATAAAACAAGCGGCAAGTGCTAAAGACTGGTGTTTTACACTAAACAATTACACTGAAGAAGATTGTACAACACTAGAACAGTTAGATGTGCAATACATATGTTATGGACGTGAAGTAGGAGAAAGCGGCACCCCACATATTCAGGGTTTCGTGCAGATGAAGAAAGGGATACGTATGACTGCATTAAAAAAGATCACACCTTTCCATAGGGCACATCTGGAAAAGAGACGTGGAACAGCACCAGAAGCAAGGGACTACACATCAAAAGATGGTGAAGAGAACTGGGTGGAGCGTGGTTTCATGAGCGAAGAGGGGGTGGGGCAACTCACCACCCTTACTGAGATGGCCTTACAAAACCACGATGCTGAAGACCTCTACACACTCATAAACGCAAAATTGATGAGGCAGTCGGCGCCATCAAGCAAGTTAGAGAAAAAAAGGTTAAAGTCAGCCACGAGTAACGCCCAATTAAAGGTATGGCAAGATTGGTGCGTACATCACTTAGACTGTCAAAATGATAGAAAGATACTATGGATAGAAGAAAGTCCATGTGCTGTCCAACAACCTCCCTTGTTTGAACAAAATGTCGAGAGACAGATGGGACATTCACCGCTTGACCAGACTGACAGACACCATCGCAGATGACAACATTATCTGGCAAGAATATGACGGAGAAGCACCATGTGAATGTCACAAGTGTAACCAATGGACTGAGAGATGTCATTGTAACCATGAGGAGTGACCAGTACTATGAGTTTGGACTCTGAAACGAACTATGGACAACAACAAATGCttttcattgtatatatgtttattaaactaTGTTAACAGTTACACGAGTTATGTCACTGTAGCCTCTCCGGCCGCATCCGGCACCTTGTCCGTCGTGCATATGAACTTTTCGCGGGCTTAGTCAGTGCAACTAATTAAGATCACCGATTGTAGGATGACGTCCGGTAAATCCTAACAACAATTTCACGTCGTACTCCACATGTCCTCGAACATTCATTATACCGGAAGTAGGATAATGCACTCCATCACTAACCAGGAACTCCTCTTTGGTATAATGTGACTCCTTTGACATCACGACCTTTGCCTCTTCGTACATAAAGGTAAAAGGACCGGCAGTCCCCCCAACATCCGGTACAATACCAGTCTCTGTAATATCAACTACCATACGACGAAATATCTGGTCAACTGAGTAAGTGCTACTGTTAATGACAGCGGTCAACCAGGACAAAAAGTTCTGCTGTTGGTGGTCACTTCTTGTAAATTGCAGCCACTTTGCGAAATGCTGAGAACGCAACCTCCTAAAGTACTTGAACGTAGGCTTTGTACTACCACAATACAAGGTCTTTGGCTTGTACATCTTGTTTTCATCACCAGTACCATCAGCATCCtgctttttaattttattatcgTAATCCCAACAGTACATTATGTCTGTCTTGTTACGGGAACGTGTCTCTGTGTTCACTACCTCCATCTTGGCACCATGAGCATCTTGACTGGCATAGGATATCGTTTCTTTGATATTGAAGTTAAATACTTCAGCTTTAATCCAGTTAGGTTTATACTGTTCATAAGCAGTGAAAAAGTTCATCACACCAGGAGCAAATTGATCTGTAGTAAGTGTATTCTTACCAATACTGAATGGCTCAATGAAGAACACCTTATAATCTGGATTGCTGTATGTCAAAGTGTCGTGCTTGTACTGCCTTCTCGTGATgtcaaacacaaaatgttgacTTTTCTTCACACCAAACCGATATCTATTCTTAGGGTACACCCCTCTACGTAAACGTCTGCCTCTACGTCTTCTAATTAACCTCTTCCGTCTGAAGACCTTTCTTTTCTTGCGAAAAGCTCGCTTCTTTCTCCTAAATCTTCTTCTAGCAGCGAGAGCTCTTTTACGTGACCGCATCGTAAGAACGCTAAACGTAGAATGACGGAAAGTCCCTAAGATATATGACGTCGACTCGTgacgtcatcatcatcacgtgGATGCACGTGAATTAATTCCTGACCAATTAAAATAACCAATTAACACTAATTAGAAATAGTCCCACGATAGTCCCGCGGGCGTGGTAATACTAACCACGCCTCGCGGGactattttcaaattttcctATTTTTCACTAAAAAACGTATGGACACCggaaaatacacaaaattgaaaatggCCCTTTAACCATAAAAGGCCCCCTAACCAAGTTTGGTtgcacggacggacggacggacggtgcgattttaatatgcccaccttcgggggcataaaaatggaCTTAGTAGTTGCAAGAATCTGAGATTTCAACTTAGATCGTTTGTAAATGTTAAGAAGGCGTTAACCTtcctttaatatttcattaaataataagattacGGTATGTTCTATCGTTCGGTACAGGTACCGAGCTAGTAGATAAGTCCAAGGGAGATAACCGGGAACCAGGACCTGGGAAGAAGGGAGATGAATCCGAGGCATGAGGCCAGTggccgtattcaatatgtaTCTTAGATCGGTCATATCCTTAGATTTGCCATTTTTTCTTAGATGGGATCTTAAACCAACTAAAATCTAAGAATCCGACTTAAGTTTTGCACAAAACTAAGATTTCTACTTAGATCGTTCTGATAGTTTAAGGAAGCGTCTACCTTTCTTAAAGGTGatcttaaatataattattgcgGCGATTAAcgatatttttctctttttttcaccGAAAAAACCTGCTTCTAACACACGCCGGTAAGTAAATTATCCTTCGTAATAGTTCAGTGTAACATGCTGTACATTAGGGAGTAGTATTTCAATGTGAAGGACGAATAAGGAAGTTTACCAAAATGTGAGTTTTTTTTTGAGAAGTCTCAGTTTCTGTGACTCTTATTTTGTTCACAGATAAGtagatttgtttaaattaaatcatgAGAGACGCTACGGATATGTATGATTGTGTGATAATTTCACAAATACCTTgaacataataaacattttttttcgcaCTGTCGACTGTTGAAagcaaattatgcatttttcctaaatatatatttattgtttgatctcaaattaacagttttttgtgttctttaaatatgtaatgtattTGAATTCACATTATACAGAACTTGACATTGACAGAAATggttaaaatatgcaaaaatggATATTGCCTCGGAAAATGAAAGATCATAAGTTTCAAATGTGAACGGGTGTTTTTATGCAGGACTTGTTTTAGGTCTGAGTTAAATCATAATTCGAGTCTTGCTGTATGCTACCCAACACATCAGTTTCTCCGTGCTATGAAGCAACAGATTGTGGCCCGGATTGTTCATACATGAAATATGTTTGGTAAGGAAATCTATCCGTGATTTTTAAGGTAtgaatattatgtataattttgaaGTAATAATAATGGCGAAAACACTTCAATGagtattattttacatatttctttCCTTAAGGTGAATCATAACTATCATTTCAGTCCATGGATCGTGCACCGGATTTGGATAATCTTCAAGATGGGGAAATCATCGAAAGATACAGATTTGACCGGAATGGAATAGACTTCTTGGTTGCATTATTAGGACAGTCGATACAGCCCAAAGCGGTAAGAAATCAGGCTTGAGCACAAAGCAGAAAGTTCTCATAATTTTAAGATACCTGGCAACAGGCCCAATTCAGCTTAATGATGCTGACATACATGGGGTGAGTCAGCCAACCGTGTCAAGGGTTTTATCCCAAGTAATTGCAGCCCTTTCTTCGCCGGAATTGATAAGGCGTAATATCAGATTGCCACGCCGAATTGAAGAATGCAGGCGGAATGCTGAGCATATCAGAGGCATTGCGCGATTCCCTTATGTTATTGGGGCCATAGATGGGACTCATATTAATATCGTGGCACCTCATGTTCAAGAGGAAATATATGTGAACAGGAAGGGACAGCATAGTGTTAATGTCCAAGTTGTGTTTGATGGTTCATACAACATCATGGATGTTGTTTGCCGCTGGCCCGGCTCAGTTCATGACAGCCGCATTTTGAGAGGAAGCGGCTTGTTTCACCTGTTTGAGAATGGCCACATGCCCCAAGGGTTCCACCTACTAGGTGACAGCGGATACCCTGCCAAGAGGTGGCTGTTAACACCATACCTGGCCCCCTCAACACCTGCAGAACATGCGTATAATAGGAACAGTATTCAAGTTACAATCAACATCTAGTAGTTTCCGGAAatgcttttttcaaaatatcttacaGCTGTCATGCCTTATATGGGATTGATATTCCATTACATGCTTTCTTGTTAGTAAGAGATTTATAAGTATCATAATTTCACTGTTAGtaactttgaaataatattttgcattaatGTGTCTcacagttttgatttttttttatccaaagaCCATTTCTAAAAGCACTGAAAGTAGTATTTATAAGTTACCATACTGCAATTTATGAGATGGTTGTCCGGTTAATGCACTCACTTCCCACCGAGACAATAtaggttcgattcccggtctGTACGTtgggttggtggtcaccaagccggacaagtgggttttctcagAGTACTCCGGCTtaccccacaacacaagaccacactctcgcgaaAAATCTTGCAGAATTATAGTGAATTAGTATCCAGTGCAAAGTTAGTGCAGGGGATTGCAAGGTTTCCGAAAATCACTGGGGCCATAGACGGTACCCATATTAACATTGCGTCACCCCATCAACAGGAAGAAATTTGTGTAAACAGAAAaggaaaacattgtttaaatgtacagGTTTTTTTTACGGATAGTACAATTTAATAGATGCTGTTGCACGCTGGCCTGGATCCGTGCATGGCAGTAGAGTTTTACGAGAAAGCTCATTAAACAACCTTTTTTTAGGCTACATGCCACGCGGTTTCCATCTGCTTGGGACCAGCGGCTATCCAGCCAAACGGTGGCTGCTTACCCATTTCCTAGCTCAGCAAACCCACGCCGAAGACGCCTATAACATgaacttttcaaaattatttttactctACATAATCTGAAATGCATAGCCCTACATGTATTGATCTTGTAACATTGTGAtcgattttgaaattaattaattatagagcccaaattattttgttctgttGTCTGATCTCCTGGATGTAATCGGAATCAAGACAAAAAGTTATGCAACATTTAGATCAACATAACATTAGCAGCTCAATCTCTGTTTTATACACACGCAGGCTGTTtcatcaataatatttattaaaggaGCAACAAAGTCACCCGAGCTTTGGTTGAGAGAGGGATAGGCCAGTTGAAGAAGAGATTTGGCATTCTACATAGGGAAATAATCCACAAACCAGTTAAAGTGTGCAGGTGaattataatataagatgaACAATTCTAGTGtatcataatttatttgaaagtttacttaaaataaaactatcacACTATTAATGTTAAAGAATATACAATACAAGtacattaaatcattaattgtAACACCTTTACTTAACACATGTACAGCAATAAATTAGAACAACAATCTTTTTTATGAGTGTTTATTCAATACGGAATTCAATATAGCTGGTCGAATTTGTGTTGATTTcagtaaacatttataataaattttgaattaagatTTAAATGGTCACGCGAGTGATACTATACCTATTTCAGGAGTAAAGGAATTGCACTATTAAGATAAATTCTCAAATTTTTTAGGTTAGTTATAAATCAAATTTACTCACTCAATACGTGAGTAAACTAATTATTCACTAatctcaaaatacaacaacacaaacagtttagGAATTGGCAATGTATTTGGTGAACATGTAAACAGGAAAAGACAGTATTCGGATGCTGGAAGATTGGTAATAGCGTCTAAGCACATCTGGATCTTAACCTTTAGAGTCAGCAACAACTTTTAACGGAATATTGAAAAACGCCATGAAGCAACTGGAACGAAACTTAATATACGGTGAATCTCAAATCATAAACGTAACAAATAAGTTACTAACTTATGTAAGACACTCACAATGGAActctgtaaatgaaataaatatacatattaatagaACACATGATACAGCAAATTCAACCTGAAAATAGGGATGGGATGGGCGGaaatatgatcaaatttatatcttcaCTTTCAGACATCGTAAAATACATTCTAATGTCACCAAATACAAAACCTCGAGTGACGAAAACAGAATAGTTTCCCCATATAACCAACCAAAACACGAGTCCACCTGAATACTGAAGTACCACGGGTACTTGAAACAATCTCATGaaatcaataatgtatatatttttcggaacgtaaataattgtatataacttatatttaaaaggTTAGTTATTGCTTGTTGTGTTCTGCAAAACATTTGCAAGCAGCGACCCATTCCCATGGCAGCTATAGCAGACGACAATGGTGGTGGAAATGGTGATGATGGCAGGGTGCAGCCTCTAGCTAACAATCTTGTTGGGCTAAGATACAGAGACCACTTTGTTTCAACAtactttggtaaaataattttatttcaacattaacattacCAAGTATGCTTCAGCAACTTTTGTCAAGTTAtgccaatgtttataaatatattattttgttaaaagtatCAATCAGgttcaatctttatgataaacgtgatgattttaattttaaaatagtttattacccgtctttagatggagatgtttCTAGTTCatcatcatatggtgtttttatttcacagttgataagattcgcTTGACATTTACATATGTCAAATatttcagctctcgcagtaaactaaTGACTGAAAAACTTTTAAAGCAGaatttcagatatcataaattaaggaaaactttctcataATGTGTTAATGGTCAGGGATATGTACAGGTGTCAAATGcttcagctctcgcagtaaacttatgacggaaaaacatttaaagcaggatttcagatattataaattaaggaaaactttctctaAATATGTTAGtggtcattataatattatttataattttataaagtaCAATAGAAgccttaaatcgctgattgctaatagtttttgctcatcccgattttatG contains:
- the LOC128244403 gene encoding uncharacterized protein LOC128244403; the protein is MAARVIKQAASAKDWCFTLNNYTEEDCTTLEQLDVQYICYGREVGESGTPHIQGFVQMKKGIRMTALKKITPFHRAHLEKRRGTAPEARDYTSKDGEENWVERGFMSEEGVGQLTTLTEMALQNHDAEDLYTLINAKLMRQSAPSSKLEKKRLKSATSNAQLKVWQDWCVHHLDCQNDRKILWIEESPCAVQQPPLFEQNVERQMGHSPLDQTDRHHRR